TTTCATCCAGTCCCATGCAGATGCAAGGTTGTGGTATCCACCGCCTACTGGAAGACCAAGGTGACCTTTGACAGCGATAACTGCTCTCATTGATGCACCGGATCCTGCTCCGAGTGGTGTTGCCGCAACATCGATAAGTGGTTTTGTGATTCCACATTCCTTTGCGATGTCAAGCATACCTTTGCTGTGTCCTGCTCCACCAACTTCGAGAATCTCGAGTTTACCGTTGACGGTTGGATCGACAGCGTTGAAAGCGAGTACGATTGAAGCGTTGATGTCGCTTCTCTTTACTGCTTCAATTTCATCATCGTGGATACTTGCGTTGATAGAGTTGTAGATGGCACGTTCTGCCACACCAATCTCTGTAACGTAGTCTGCTGCTGCAGCACGTACTTCTCCAGCGGATGAGTCAATGAGGAAAGGAGTCTTGTCATCATATTCAATGAACCAATCGATGTAGTTCTTGATGGCTTCCGGTGTTTCACCCACAATCTGGTTGACACATGGGTTTCCGGTGATATCCCTCATCTCGATCATGCTGTCCCAGAGTTTCTCTGCAGCTTCTTTGTCAAATGTTCCTTTGTCTTCATCAGTCACAATATTGTGCCTGTTGTAGAACATGGAACCGACAAGTATAGTGGGGTACTGGCCAGGCTGGCCGCCGAACTTAATCCCACCAATGTCGAAAACTTCCTGTTTCTTATCAAATTTGAACATATTATTTCCCTCTCAGAAGAGTACTGGTGATATTGAAATGTAGAGCAAGAACATGATGATACCTGCTACGGCTCCGTAGAGGATACCAATGTCTCTTCCTACTTTCTTTCCCATTCTTTGTGCGATTTCACTGTTTACAAATTCGACTTTCTCGTCGATTTCGTTCAGTCGTTTGAGGACCTCATTAAAGTCATCAGTGTCCACTACAACTGCCGGGA
The DNA window shown above is from Methanohalophilus levihalophilus and carries:
- the mtrG gene encoding tetrahydromethanopterin S-methyltransferase subunit MtrG, with amino-acid sequence MSSAQENIPAVVVDTDDFNEVLKRLNEIDEKVEFVNSEIAQRMGKKVGRDIGILYGAVAGIIMFLLYISISPVLF
- the mtrH gene encoding tetrahydromethanopterin S-methyltransferase subunit H: MFKFDKKQEVFDIGGIKFGGQPGQYPTILVGSMFYNRHNIVTDEDKGTFDKEAAEKLWDSMIEMRDITGNPCVNQIVGETPEAIKNYIDWFIEYDDKTPFLIDSSAGEVRAAAADYVTEIGVAERAIYNSINASIHDDEIEAVKRSDINASIVLAFNAVDPTVNGKLEILEVGGAGHSKGMLDIAKECGITKPLIDVAATPLGAGSGASMRAVIAVKGHLGLPVGGGYHNLASAWDWMKDYKKQFETKEQRKAVYMPADIGTNLVPQTLGSNFQLFGPIENTPLVYPATAMVDIILAETAKELGLEIMDENHPVNQLV